In the Methanococcoides sp. LMO-2 genome, one interval contains:
- a CDS encoding glutamate synthase-related protein produces MSLGSVPLKYKVSIDREQCMHCMRCIDNCSYGVFHREDDRIIIDSRKCTACHHCISMCPRDAITLKERPVDYRSHPLWTAEAREDIINQARSGKIILSGMGNAKPYPVIFDRLVLDACQVTNPSIDPLREPMELRTYLGKKPSRLEINKKDNGDVELLTKLTPNLKLDTPIMIGHMSYGAISLNAQLSLAKAVEKTGTFMGTGEGGLHEAIYPYQKNMIVQVASGRFGVDINYLERGAAIEIKIGQGAKPGIGGHLPGEKVCQDVSCTRMIPLGSDAISPAPHHDIYSIEDLAQLVRSLKEATEWKKPVFVKIAAVHNAAAIAAGIARSSADAVVIDGFRGGSGATPKVFRDNVGIPIEAAVASVDQKLKDQGIRNKISVIASGGIRNSADIAKSIALGADAVYIGTGALIAMGCRVCGQCYRGMCPWGIATQRPDLVERLDPEVESEHVANLIRSWTLELSELMGAAGINSIESLRSNRSRLRGYMLDEGTLDVLQVKPVGA; encoded by the coding sequence ATGAGCCTTGGAAGTGTACCCCTGAAATATAAGGTCAGCATCGACCGCGAGCAGTGCATGCACTGTATGCGCTGTATCGATAACTGTTCGTATGGCGTATTCCACAGGGAAGATGACAGGATCATCATCGATTCACGAAAGTGTACCGCATGCCATCACTGCATCTCCATGTGTCCGAGGGATGCCATTACTCTTAAGGAGCGACCTGTGGATTACCGCAGTCATCCACTCTGGACAGCAGAGGCACGTGAGGACATCATCAACCAGGCACGCAGCGGGAAGATCATCCTGTCAGGCATGGGAAATGCAAAACCATATCCGGTGATCTTCGACAGGCTTGTGCTGGATGCATGTCAGGTAACAAATCCAAGTATAGATCCCCTTCGTGAACCCATGGAGCTTCGCACATATCTTGGAAAGAAGCCATCAAGACTTGAAATTAATAAGAAGGACAACGGCGACGTAGAGCTGCTGACCAAACTTACCCCTAACCTCAAACTCGATACCCCCATCATGATCGGCCACATGAGCTATGGTGCTATCAGCCTGAACGCCCAGCTGAGTCTGGCAAAGGCTGTGGAGAAGACCGGTACGTTCATGGGAACCGGTGAAGGAGGTCTTCACGAGGCCATCTACCCGTACCAGAAGAACATGATCGTACAGGTGGCATCAGGACGTTTTGGTGTGGATATCAACTACCTGGAAAGGGGAGCTGCTATCGAGATCAAGATAGGACAGGGCGCAAAGCCGGGAATCGGAGGTCACCTGCCAGGAGAGAAGGTGTGTCAGGATGTGTCCTGCACCCGTATGATACCTCTTGGAAGTGATGCCATCAGCCCCGCACCGCATCATGATATATACAGTATCGAAGACCTCGCACAGCTTGTGAGAAGTCTCAAGGAAGCTACCGAGTGGAAAAAGCCGGTGTTCGTAAAGATTGCTGCTGTCCACAATGCTGCGGCAATTGCAGCAGGTATCGCACGATCCTCGGCAGATGCCGTTGTAATTGACGGATTCCGCGGAGGTAGCGGAGCAACACCAAAGGTCTTCAGGGACAATGTGGGAATACCCATCGAGGCAGCTGTTGCAAGTGTTGACCAGAAGCTCAAGGACCAGGGCATCAGGAACAAGATCTCGGTCATTGCAAGCGGAGGTATCCGCAACAGTGCCGATATTGCAAAATCCATTGCCCTGGGAGCAGATGCCGTCTACATTGGAACAGGTGCGCTTATAGCAATGGGATGTCGCGTATGTGGCCAGTGTTACAGAGGCATGTGCCCTTGGGGTATCGCAACCCAGAGGCCTGATCTCGTGGAACGCCTTGACCCTGAGGTAGAATCCGAGCATGTTGCAAACCTCATCCGCTCATGGACACTGGAGCTCAGCGAGCTCATGGGTGCTGCAGGAATTAACAGTATTGAGAGCCTTAGAAGCAACAGAAGCCGCCTGAGAGGATACATGCTGGACGAAGGCACCCTGGATGTCCTGCAGGTAAAGCCGGTGGGGGCCTGA
- a CDS encoding Coenzyme F420 hydrogenase/dehydrogenase, beta subunit C-terminal domain codes for MYDRNYTDLENTIWHTGKCACCGACVAVCPANSLFFETGENSTHPMNDGYCKSEKDGVACGACYEICPRVNERKIETIGDSIDIVSASANFDVEKKQSGGAVTAILMNALEQELVDAVITVAEDPWTLKPMSTIVTSSEAMTKQAGSRYNWWVPLLSALKEAVITKKYRNIAIVGVPCVVQAISEMRKSEHDLIRPFKDSIRLMIGLFCTETFDYEKMVEGKFKKDMGIDPWQIKRLDIPGKLEITTEEGKVHTVPLSEVEDCIRPGCAICTDLTALDADISAGSIGTPKGETTLIIRTPVGNRFFMSAVDEEKLVISDNVDLKPIEALANKKAKRKA; via the coding sequence ATGTATGACAGGAACTATACTGATCTGGAGAACACTATATGGCATACAGGAAAGTGTGCATGTTGCGGCGCCTGTGTTGCAGTTTGTCCGGCAAACTCGCTTTTCTTTGAAACAGGAGAGAATTCCACACACCCGATGAATGACGGATACTGCAAGTCAGAGAAGGATGGAGTCGCCTGCGGTGCCTGCTATGAGATCTGCCCCCGGGTGAACGAGCGGAAGATCGAGACCATCGGGGACTCCATCGACATCGTATCAGCCTCAGCGAACTTCGATGTTGAGAAAAAGCAGAGCGGAGGAGCGGTCACTGCCATTCTAATGAACGCCCTGGAACAGGAGCTTGTTGATGCAGTGATCACTGTTGCCGAGGATCCATGGACCCTCAAACCCATGTCAACTATCGTAACTTCAAGCGAGGCGATGACCAAACAGGCAGGAAGCCGCTATAACTGGTGGGTCCCCCTCCTGTCGGCACTGAAGGAAGCGGTCATCACCAAAAAGTACCGCAATATAGCGATAGTAGGTGTGCCCTGCGTCGTCCAGGCCATCAGTGAGATGCGAAAAAGTGAGCATGACCTCATACGCCCGTTCAAAGATTCCATTCGCCTGATGATCGGCCTGTTCTGCACGGAAACGTTCGACTATGAGAAAATGGTTGAAGGCAAGTTCAAAAAGGATATGGGAATTGACCCCTGGCAGATCAAGCGCCTTGACATCCCTGGAAAACTGGAGATCACAACTGAGGAAGGCAAGGTCCACACGGTCCCGCTTTCCGAAGTTGAGGACTGCATCCGCCCGGGTTGTGCCATCTGCACAGATCTGACGGCACTTGATGCGGATATCTCTGCAGGGTCTATCGGAACCCCAAAGGGAGAAACCACACTGATAATACGCACACCTGTGGGAAACAGGTTCTTCATGAGCGCAGTTGATGAAGAAAAACTTGTGATATCAGACAATGTGGACCTGAAGCCCATAGAAGCACTTGCGAACAAGAAGGCAAAAAGGAAAGCATGA
- the xseA gene encoding exodeoxyribonuclease VII large subunit has protein sequence MPAYTVTELNNFIKNILTTDPKLNNIWVQGEISNLTKHSSGHYYFTIKDEKSQVSCVSFRSVNRTLRFEPERNMKVLVFGSIDVYTIRGQYQLRVLDMRPDGIGELYKAYEQLKERLEKEGLFAPIHKQSIPKFPKKIGVATSPTGAAIHDILNVIGRRYPVDILLSPTIVQGEKSAESIVRSIELLNRTEVDVIIVGRGGGSLEDLWSFNEEAVARAIFNSEKPIVSAVGHETDFTISDFTADLRAPTPSAAAELVVPDKKEVKRHISNLSVRMESEIGHMISERKRHLEHLREKIEPEHFRDMLRQDYQHLDELTSKLSASIERIVENKTAELRLHASRLNSVSPLNTIGRGYSITISPDNRKIVTEVADVKEEDEVDVVVTDGILECNVRKIRSDRKKYLSFEK, from the coding sequence ATGCCTGCCTATACCGTTACCGAACTGAACAATTTTATCAAAAATATCCTGACAACCGACCCGAAACTTAACAATATATGGGTACAGGGAGAGATATCAAATCTCACAAAGCATAGTTCAGGACATTATTATTTTACGATCAAGGATGAAAAAAGCCAGGTCAGTTGTGTCAGTTTCAGGTCTGTGAACAGGACACTTCGTTTTGAACCTGAAAGGAACATGAAGGTCCTTGTATTCGGCTCTATTGATGTATACACCATCAGGGGACAGTACCAACTGCGTGTGCTGGACATGCGCCCGGACGGCATAGGAGAGTTGTACAAAGCTTACGAACAACTCAAGGAGAGGCTTGAGAAGGAAGGACTGTTCGCCCCCATCCACAAGCAATCCATCCCGAAGTTCCCGAAAAAGATCGGTGTTGCCACCTCGCCCACAGGGGCGGCGATACATGACATACTCAATGTTATCGGACGCAGGTACCCTGTCGACATCCTGCTTTCCCCGACAATAGTACAGGGAGAGAAATCCGCTGAAAGTATCGTACGGTCCATAGAACTGCTGAACAGGACCGAGGTTGATGTAATTATAGTGGGCCGCGGCGGAGGATCCCTTGAAGACCTCTGGTCCTTCAATGAGGAAGCAGTTGCAAGGGCGATCTTCAACTCGGAAAAACCTATTGTTTCAGCAGTTGGCCATGAGACTGATTTTACCATATCTGATTTTACTGCCGACCTGCGGGCACCGACCCCATCTGCGGCTGCAGAGCTTGTGGTACCCGATAAGAAAGAGGTCAAAAGGCATATCTCGAACCTGTCCGTGAGAATGGAGAGCGAGATCGGGCACATGATCTCAGAAAGGAAGAGGCATCTTGAGCACCTTCGGGAAAAGATCGAGCCTGAACATTTCAGGGACATGCTAAGACAGGATTACCAGCACCTTGACGAGCTCACGTCAAAGCTGTCAGCATCAATTGAAAGGATCGTGGAGAACAAAACTGCGGAGCTCAGGCTTCATGCATCCAGGCTCAATTCGGTGAGCCCCCTGAACACCATAGGGAGAGGCTACAGTATAACGATATCTCCTGACAACAGGAAGATCGTCACAGAGGTTGCTGACGTAAAGGAAGAAGACGAGGTTGATGTGGTGGTCACCGATGGGATCCTGGAATGTAATGTCAGGAAAATAAGGAGTGACAGGAAGAAATACCTGTCATTTGAGAAGTGA
- the xseB gene encoding exodeoxyribonuclease VII small subunit — MGKGEHMGKTDNNEETCENNIEELTFEEALEELETIVEHLERGQLTLDDSIGTFEKGMKLALLCNRKIEDSEKKIEQLIERNGKLTTEPFSEME; from the coding sequence ATGGGAAAAGGTGAGCATATGGGTAAGACGGACAATAATGAAGAGACCTGTGAAAATAATATTGAGGAACTTACATTTGAAGAAGCTCTTGAGGAGCTTGAGACCATTGTCGAGCATCTTGAAAGAGGACAACTGACACTGGATGACAGCATAGGGACCTTCGAGAAAGGAATGAAGCTGGCACTTCTCTGCAACCGGAAGATAGAGGATTCTGAAAAGAAGATCGAGCAACTTATCGAAAGGAACGGGAAACTTACAACAGAGCCTTTCAGTGAAATGGAATGA
- a CDS encoding ATPase domain-containing protein, translated as MSEVQNLSCCVDGLDEILGGFRKPSTILIAGTAGVGKTTMSLQMLSNAAKNGEKTLYIPLTTETAGKAERLHSIYPFLDENVQIYPISRPAAEKDPLSTLIDIGNVIATENPDRLVIDPITPIGFGFVEQERRRFFYTLDSMLKESNAFVMLTGELLEDQIHGNVASHLTDGIIYLSKENTGYHTAHKLKVLKMLGIEPESRAMCTAREYSYDVSSEGFAAYPRLIVENTDGITETRIKSGIENFDLMLHGGMLAGNSVLIAGEPGTGKSIFGWQFLVEGLKNGEKGIIVTYNELPQQIILEAAKLGCDLQQYVDSGSLKFIHSNPEDIHPDEHATRIKELVESMEATRLVVDGLINLEITFPDVIKLRGYLQRLTSYLKARGVTSVITTELNAEDNDRIMSKDASFIMDTLVTVRQVVYSNEVKRYIRILKCKGSKHALNMREYAITDEGIDINCDVIR; from the coding sequence ATGTCAGAAGTTCAAAATTTGTCATGCTGTGTCGATGGTCTTGACGAGATCCTTGGAGGTTTCAGGAAGCCTTCGACGATACTGATCGCAGGTACAGCAGGTGTTGGCAAGACCACAATGTCCCTCCAGATGCTATCTAATGCTGCAAAAAATGGAGAAAAGACACTATACATCCCTCTCACAACAGAGACTGCAGGGAAAGCAGAGAGACTGCATTCCATATACCCGTTCCTTGATGAGAATGTACAGATCTACCCTATAAGCAGGCCGGCAGCTGAGAAGGATCCATTGAGCACACTGATAGACATTGGTAATGTGATCGCAACAGAAAATCCCGACCGTCTGGTCATTGATCCGATAACACCTATTGGTTTTGGTTTTGTCGAGCAGGAGAGAAGGCGCTTCTTCTACACACTGGATTCCATGCTCAAGGAATCAAATGCCTTTGTCATGCTCACAGGAGAACTTCTTGAAGACCAGATACATGGAAATGTCGCCAGCCATCTTACAGACGGCATCATATACCTATCAAAAGAGAACACAGGATACCATACTGCCCACAAACTTAAAGTTTTGAAGATGCTTGGCATCGAGCCTGAAAGCAGGGCAATGTGTACAGCCCGTGAGTACAGTTATGATGTCAGCTCGGAAGGATTTGCAGCATACCCACGACTTATCGTTGAGAACACCGATGGCATTACAGAGACCAGGATCAAGTCCGGAATTGAGAACTTTGACCTTATGCTCCACGGAGGAATGCTCGCAGGCAATAGTGTGCTTATTGCAGGTGAACCCGGAACCGGGAAGAGCATATTCGGATGGCAGTTCCTGGTAGAAGGACTAAAGAACGGGGAAAAGGGCATAATTGTCACATATAACGAACTTCCACAGCAGATCATCCTGGAAGCAGCAAAACTGGGATGCGATCTGCAGCAGTATGTTGACTCCGGTTCGCTTAAATTCATCCATTCCAACCCGGAGGACATTCATCCGGACGAGCATGCCACAAGGATAAAAGAACTTGTGGAAAGCATGGAAGCAACGAGGCTTGTTGTGGACGGACTCATTAATCTCGAGATAACATTCCCAGATGTGATCAAGCTTCGCGGATACCTCCAGAGACTTACATCCTACCTCAAAGCAAGAGGTGTCACATCTGTCATTACAACAGAGCTGAACGCCGAGGACAATGACAGGATCATGAGCAAGGATGCCTCTTTTATTATGGACACTCTGGTAACGGTCAGGCAGGTCGTATACTCAAATGAGGTCAAGAGGTATATCAGGATACTCAAGTGCAAAGGATCAAAACATGCACTGAACATGCGTGAATATGCAATAACGGATGAAGGAATCGATATTAACTGCGATGTAATCCGTTAA
- a CDS encoding MarR family transcriptional regulator: MDELMGFVTGNKNRQKLLALLGSKGEMDAARIAKNMHVVKPSVDRIIAELVEKELLSENGGVYGLTDLGMSIERSIHAI; encoded by the coding sequence ATGGATGAATTAATGGGATTTGTGACCGGTAACAAGAACCGGCAGAAACTACTGGCTCTTCTTGGATCCAAAGGGGAGATGGATGCAGCACGCATTGCAAAGAACATGCACGTGGTAAAACCATCCGTTGACAGGATAATTGCCGAGCTTGTTGAAAAAGAACTGCTGAGTGAAAATGGCGGAGTATACGGCCTCACAGATCTTGGAATGAGCATTGAGCGTTCAATTCACGCGATCTGA
- a CDS encoding ribonuclease P protein component 4 — protein MARKKKNQKNLIKDIAIQRIEYLFRLAEENYGSSPQRSDRYVALARRIGMRYRVRLPSYLKRRICKDCHSFLVPGSSSRIRLHGRYMTITCLKCGKEMRYPYKSENKTA, from the coding sequence ATGGCACGAAAAAAAAAGAACCAAAAGAACCTGATAAAGGATATTGCGATCCAGAGGATCGAGTACCTTTTCAGGCTTGCAGAGGAGAACTATGGCTCCAGTCCGCAAAGGAGTGATCGCTATGTAGCTCTGGCAAGACGTATCGGAATGCGATATCGTGTAAGGCTTCCTTCTTACCTGAAGCGCAGGATCTGCAAGGATTGCCACTCTTTTCTTGTCCCCGGCAGCAGTTCCAGGATAAGGCTTCATGGCAGGTACATGACGATAACCTGCCTTAAATGCGGGAAAGAAATGCGCTACCCGTACAAATCCGAAAATAAAACAGCTTAA
- a CDS encoding MBL fold metallo-hydrolase, with the protein MRSTQVGNVLIEWLGHAGFLLKGQGKVVFIDPYVLPDGLGYNGDADIILLTHEHFDHCNPESIRTVRGGTTTTLLPENVSLQFKGDARRVLEGDLLTGDLSIKGVNIEVVPAYNLDRPNHPRGEGVGYIVELDGIRIYHAGDTDLIPEMKDLKADVVLLPISEPYTMNEEEAADAAVLICPKIAIPMHYGCVEGTEADPQRFKELVNEKAPDIEVIILQDC; encoded by the coding sequence ATGAGAAGTACACAGGTTGGTAATGTCCTCATAGAGTGGCTTGGTCATGCCGGATTTTTATTGAAAGGGCAGGGGAAGGTTGTATTCATAGACCCTTATGTGCTACCCGATGGTCTGGGTTATAATGGTGATGCGGACATTATTCTGCTGACGCATGAGCATTTTGATCATTGCAACCCTGAATCCATAAGGACGGTTCGAGGGGGCACTACTACGACCCTCCTCCCTGAGAATGTGAGCTTACAGTTCAAGGGAGATGCCAGGAGGGTCCTCGAAGGCGATCTGCTTACCGGTGACCTTTCGATAAAAGGTGTCAATATTGAGGTGGTACCTGCGTATAATCTTGACAGGCCGAACCATCCCCGCGGGGAGGGCGTGGGCTATATTGTGGAGCTTGATGGCATAAGGATATATCATGCAGGGGATACGGATCTCATTCCTGAGATGAAGGATCTGAAAGCTGATGTTGTACTTCTTCCTATAAGTGAGCCCTATACTATGAATGAAGAAGAAGCAGCCGATGCTGCTGTGCTTATTTGTCCTAAGATCGCAATACCAATGCATTATGGTTGCGTGGAGGGTACTGAAGCTGACCCGCAAAGGTTTAAGGAGCTTGTGAACGAAAAGGCCCCTGATATAGAAGTGATCATTCTGCAGGATTGTTAA